One Phocaeicola dorei genomic region harbors:
- a CDS encoding SusC/RagA family TonB-linked outer membrane protein, with translation MKENSFKRNRKAMMALLLCTGFIVTQPISVMAEEIMIFAQTAQQQKQSVSGVIKDATGEPVIGASVLEKGTTNGTITDFDGRFTLNVIPGTTLIISYIGYKTIEMKTVAGQPINLTLIEDSEMLEEVVVVGYGTMRKKDLTGSVVQINPSKIADQNPTSVQDVLRGTPGLQIGYDASAKGSDASILLRGQNSLGTNASPMIVLDGMAFYGELSEINPDDIAQIDVLKDASSAAIYGAKAAAGVIIITTKKGKEGKPVINVGANLSVSRKSDYRDYFDAAGYLKFHQDWRKMYYTYGQGEDGLYDYYQAKDGSGNLLYPAGYYDDPRTLTEAEQKAWASNIGVSGIGLSESESMLGLFARRLEFNNSPMMMENFLNGRMVDWNDATFRTGFNQDYNASISGATERVNYYFSLGYINNEGAVQGNEYNAFRSNMKINAKITDWLEVGANVNFQDRSDGDIQVSLGSNYWDNNMLRNSPYASMYDNNGNYEQYPMSGLPTNGGYNYYFDRQYYDLEKGYTVLNTIFNAKITLPAGFSYQFNIAPRYQWFYDRYWMSADLPNASAADRGVNRGWSKNFDWNLNNTITWDKIFGEHHFTATLVQEAEEHRYWSDNVNARNITPSDALGFHYTQGANKTQSGFSTNDTHYTAASYLGRLFYSFKDRYMFTGTFRRDGYSGFGSNNPWGNFGSVGLSWVFSEENFMSDAHDWMDMGKLRLSWGTNGNREFGDVYSTLSNLSLAGGSMVYYQNGNSNVVNPLYMSRLAAPNLEWEKTKAWNIGLDFSFLNGRLTANMDYYLKKTTDMIMSQRLPSFSGFGSIMANLGEVQNQGFEIALNSTNIQNRNFTWNTSVGFSINKNKINHIYYDYDENGVEKDDTSNGWFIGQAIGTIWYYETDGVWQNTPEDIASAALVGQKPGDPKVVNHYTEDDRILEDGTRIPVYNDNDKVYQGTTAPPVYWNLRNDFTLWKDLTLSVSLYSYMGHKSRAGYWLNQENGGSQVTNGFNVAARKYWTPDNPTNDYCRLNAAGPNTGLANGVDKVYNRSFVRLDDITLGYTLPQKWTRKFMIDRIRLTASCKNVCTFDNWEYGDPETGGLATRTFNFGINVTL, from the coding sequence ATGAAAGAAAATTCGTTTAAAAGAAATCGAAAGGCTATGATGGCCTTGCTGCTTTGCACAGGTTTCATTGTAACTCAGCCAATTAGTGTTATGGCTGAAGAGATTATGATTTTTGCTCAAACTGCTCAGCAACAAAAACAATCCGTTTCAGGAGTTATTAAAGATGCTACGGGGGAACCTGTAATTGGTGCTAGTGTGCTAGAGAAGGGGACTACGAATGGTACAATTACCGATTTTGATGGTAGATTTACGTTGAATGTAATTCCTGGCACTACACTAATAATCTCTTATATTGGTTATAAGACGATAGAAATGAAAACTGTAGCAGGACAACCAATAAATTTAACATTGATTGAGGACAGCGAAATGTTGGAAGAAGTGGTAGTGGTAGGTTACGGTACAATGCGTAAGAAAGACTTGACAGGTTCGGTAGTACAAATTAACCCTTCCAAGATTGCTGATCAAAATCCGACTTCTGTTCAAGATGTTTTGCGCGGTACACCAGGATTGCAAATAGGTTATGATGCATCGGCTAAAGGTAGTGATGCTTCTATTTTGCTACGTGGACAGAATTCTTTAGGTACCAATGCAAGCCCAATGATTGTATTGGACGGTATGGCTTTTTATGGTGAACTTTCTGAAATTAATCCTGATGATATTGCACAAATTGATGTGTTGAAGGATGCTTCTTCTGCTGCTATTTATGGTGCTAAAGCTGCTGCCGGTGTCATTATTATCACGACAAAGAAAGGTAAGGAGGGTAAGCCGGTTATTAATGTAGGTGCTAATCTTTCGGTTTCTAGAAAATCAGATTATCGCGATTATTTTGATGCGGCTGGTTATTTGAAATTTCATCAGGACTGGCGTAAAATGTATTATACGTATGGACAGGGTGAGGATGGTTTGTATGACTACTATCAAGCAAAAGATGGTAGTGGTAATTTGTTATATCCAGCTGGTTATTATGATGACCCCCGTACCTTGACAGAAGCAGAACAGAAAGCATGGGCTTCCAATATAGGTGTCAGTGGTATTGGTCTTAGTGAAAGTGAATCCATGCTTGGTCTGTTTGCCCGTCGTTTAGAATTCAATAATTCTCCGATGATGATGGAAAATTTTTTGAATGGTCGTATGGTTGATTGGAATGATGCTACTTTCCGCACTGGTTTCAATCAAGATTATAATGCAAGTATTTCGGGAGCTACTGAACGTGTGAATTATTACTTTTCATTAGGTTACATTAATAATGAAGGAGCTGTACAGGGTAATGAATACAATGCTTTCCGTTCTAACATGAAAATCAATGCGAAGATTACAGATTGGTTGGAGGTAGGAGCGAATGTTAATTTCCAGGACCGTTCGGATGGAGATATTCAAGTATCTCTTGGAAGTAATTATTGGGATAATAATATGTTGCGTAATTCTCCATATGCTTCCATGTATGATAACAATGGTAATTATGAGCAATATCCTATGTCTGGTTTGCCTACCAATGGTGGGTACAATTACTACTTTGATCGTCAGTATTACGATTTGGAAAAGGGGTATACCGTATTAAATACTATTTTTAATGCAAAAATTACTTTGCCAGCAGGTTTTTCTTATCAATTCAATATTGCTCCTCGTTATCAGTGGTTCTATGACCGTTATTGGATGTCTGCTGATTTGCCTAATGCATCTGCTGCTGATCGAGGTGTGAATCGTGGTTGGTCGAAAAATTTTGATTGGAATTTGAACAACACCATTACATGGGACAAGATATTTGGCGAGCATCATTTCACCGCAACCTTAGTACAAGAGGCTGAAGAACACCGATATTGGAGTGACAATGTTAATGCACGTAACATCACGCCGAGTGATGCTCTAGGTTTCCATTATACGCAAGGGGCTAACAAGACTCAGAGTGGCTTTAGTACTAATGATACTCATTATACTGCTGCTTCCTATTTGGGGCGTTTATTCTATAGCTTCAAGGATCGTTATATGTTTACAGGAACATTCCGTCGTGACGGTTATTCCGGTTTCGGTTCTAATAATCCTTGGGGTAACTTTGGATCTGTTGGGCTTAGCTGGGTATTCTCTGAAGAAAACTTTATGTCTGATGCTCACGATTGGATGGATATGGGTAAGTTGCGTTTGTCTTGGGGAACTAATGGTAACCGTGAATTTGGAGATGTTTACTCTACGTTGTCTAATTTGTCACTGGCAGGTGGAAGTATGGTATATTACCAAAATGGTAACTCGAACGTTGTCAATCCACTTTATATGAGTCGTTTGGCTGCACCTAATTTAGAATGGGAAAAGACTAAAGCGTGGAATATCGGTTTGGATTTTTCATTTTTGAATGGAAGACTTACTGCTAACATGGATTATTATTTGAAGAAAACAACAGACATGATAATGAGCCAGCGTTTGCCGAGTTTTTCTGGTTTCGGTTCCATCATGGCCAATTTGGGTGAAGTACAGAACCAAGGCTTTGAAATCGCTTTGAATTCTACAAATATTCAAAATAGGAATTTTACATGGAATACTTCCGTAGGATTTTCTATTAATAAGAATAAAATTAACCATATCTACTATGATTATGACGAGAATGGTGTAGAGAAGGATGATACCTCCAATGGTTGGTTCATCGGTCAGGCAATCGGTACTATATGGTATTATGAAACCGATGGAGTTTGGCAGAATACTCCTGAAGACATTGCTTCTGCTGCTTTGGTAGGGCAGAAACCGGGTGATCCGAAAGTGGTGAATCACTATACTGAAGATGACCGGATTTTGGAAGATGGTACTCGCATACCTGTCTACAATGATAATGATAAGGTTTATCAAGGGACTACAGCTCCTCCTGTTTACTGGAATTTACGTAACGATTTCACTTTGTGGAAGGATTTGACTCTTTCTGTTTCATTATACTCTTATATGGGACACAAGAGCCGTGCTGGTTATTGGTTGAATCAGGAGAACGGAGGGTCACAGGTAACTAACGGCTTTAATGTGGCAGCTCGTAAATATTGGACTCCTGATAATCCGACTAATGATTATTGTCGTTTGAATGCTGCAGGTCCCAATACGGGGCTGGCTAATGGTGTAGATAAAGTTTACAACCGTAGTTTCGTTCGTTTGGATGACATAACTTTGGGTTATACTTTGCCACAGAAATGGACTAGGAAATTTATGATAGACCGCATCCGTCTTACTGCAAGTTGTAAAAACGTCTGCACCTTTGATAATTGGGAATATGGTGATCCCGAAACTGGCGGATTGGCTACACGCACTTTTAACTTTGGTATTAATGTAACACTCTAA
- a CDS encoding hybrid sensor histidine kinase/response regulator transcription factor translates to MKHTYSFSISLLLSLIYLFHASAQPYVIKRLGVEDGMSSNYVVSVTQDKKGYLWIATESGLNRFDGRQFNIYTKNNSGLSGNELNVVLADPYENKVWIGTQRDGLCYFDYETETISRIPATGNYMLSNDITDLSVATDSGLWITHYHFGVDYYDRKTKLFTPYSSKNVKGLEGNNWVSKEDGNGNLYIGHHLRGLSIVSLKDRTAKNYQHDPNNPYSIPDNEVRALCIDKNKNVWVGTNNGLALFNPQSEKFITFKHIEGNENSLLSDQILDIKQMKDGTLWICTNMGGVSILNLRENTFISPEKITFSNITVTNDNHGLSGPNARSIIQDSFGNIWIGNYRGGVDFISYAQPLFNTIAYTIEKQGKINNKQVWGLWADNHQIWLGGEGELGIYEKGKKTKNFSLHECRLHPQTHINVIYQDKQERLWLGTYKNGILLYTPKDGRITRIGDKGSEFLDICSFSEDINGKIWIGTQTGIYSYFNNQLSYEKELNAQLPDIMVHGIIRDKNGKLWVGTFGKGVCVFDEDDKKLYNFTTDHSFPSNAVNYMMEDSRKRILVATREGIIIFKDVSQPNVFVSFGAKEGLENTQVRAIQEDHDGYIWISTNGGISRLDEKNKRFYNYNYHDGIPMGDFMDGSTCITPDGTLFFGSQNGACYFNPRELSSPREVSPVTITQFFIYNKQTESRDTRLPVPISNRIVELPYNQNTFNISFNVLDYTQSSQVEFSYMLEGLENAWYSTQGDNQVTFRNIPHGNYVFKVKTRFRNQEWNENAAQLTVVIAPPLWLTWYAKLGYVILFIFALYALLRFYKRKLDLESSLEVERKQSLNKQELNEERLRFYTNITHELRTPLTLILGPLEDLLSDATLSPKHANKISIIHDSATRLLNLINRILEFRKTETQNRKLSVAKGDLGQLVQEVGLRYKELNPNNKVNYHIHIETEDTEIFYDADMITIILDNLMSNAAKYTSEGDITLSLRSVEENQIKYTEISVSDTGHGIDAEALPHIFDRYYQAKSKYQASGSGIGLALVKGLSELHEGILKVESAVDTGTTFTLRLLTENTYPNAIHAQHDMEKKPMDAEETTITDTPTENHPIVLVVEDNADIREYIRSSFTDIYEVITAKDGKEGWELAQARIPNIIVSDIMMPVMDGIELCKRIKEDMRTSHIPVILLTAKDSLQDKEEGYASGADSYLTKPFSAKLLHSRINNLLETRKKIASLLALADTQPKQESAVSSLNKLDNEFLQKITQIIEENLEMEKMDIAFIADKMCMSHSTLYRKIKGLTDMSANEFIRKVKMRKGVELLMSGQYTISEIAYMIGFSSVAYFRQCFKDEYGMSPSDYVKQKQ, encoded by the coding sequence ATGAAACACACATATTCATTTTCAATCTCATTATTATTAAGTCTTATTTATCTGTTCCATGCATCTGCACAACCTTATGTTATCAAACGCCTGGGAGTGGAAGACGGTATGTCCAGCAATTATGTAGTCAGTGTCACTCAAGATAAAAAGGGTTACTTATGGATAGCAACCGAATCTGGTCTTAACAGGTTTGATGGACGTCAATTCAACATCTATACCAAGAATAATTCAGGATTAAGTGGTAACGAACTGAATGTCGTACTTGCAGACCCCTATGAAAACAAAGTCTGGATAGGCACACAACGAGATGGACTTTGTTATTTTGATTATGAAACAGAAACCATATCACGCATTCCTGCCACGGGCAATTATATGCTCAGTAATGATATCACAGACTTATCTGTTGCTACCGACAGCGGCTTATGGATCACACATTATCATTTCGGAGTTGATTACTATGATCGGAAAACCAAATTGTTTACCCCCTATTCTTCTAAGAATGTAAAAGGTCTGGAAGGTAATAACTGGGTATCAAAAGAGGACGGTAACGGCAATCTGTACATTGGCCATCATCTCAGAGGATTAAGCATTGTATCCCTTAAAGACCGTACTGCAAAAAATTATCAGCATGACCCCAATAATCCTTATAGCATTCCCGATAATGAAGTACGCGCTCTATGCATAGACAAGAATAAGAACGTATGGGTAGGCACCAACAACGGTCTGGCACTTTTCAATCCGCAAAGCGAAAAATTCATCACATTCAAACACATAGAAGGAAATGAAAACTCATTATTGTCAGATCAGATTCTTGATATCAAACAAATGAAAGACGGCACTCTATGGATATGTACCAACATGGGAGGAGTGAGTATTCTCAATCTCAGGGAAAATACATTTATATCTCCAGAAAAGATTACATTCTCCAATATTACGGTAACGAATGACAACCATGGATTATCCGGACCCAATGCACGAAGCATCATACAAGATTCATTCGGAAATATTTGGATTGGCAACTACCGCGGTGGAGTGGATTTTATCAGTTATGCACAGCCATTATTCAACACCATTGCCTATACTATTGAAAAACAAGGTAAGATCAATAATAAACAAGTATGGGGATTATGGGCAGATAATCACCAAATATGGCTGGGAGGAGAAGGTGAATTAGGAATTTATGAAAAAGGAAAGAAAACCAAAAACTTCTCTTTACACGAATGCCGGCTGCACCCACAAACACATATCAATGTGATTTACCAAGACAAACAAGAACGACTGTGGCTAGGCACTTATAAAAATGGCATATTGCTTTATACTCCCAAAGACGGACGTATCACCCGCATAGGAGATAAAGGCTCGGAGTTCCTCGATATCTGCTCCTTCAGTGAGGATATAAACGGCAAGATATGGATAGGTACCCAAACGGGAATTTATTCTTATTTTAATAACCAATTGTCGTACGAGAAAGAATTAAACGCCCAGTTACCCGATATTATGGTACACGGTATCATACGGGACAAAAACGGGAAATTATGGGTAGGAACATTCGGCAAAGGAGTATGTGTGTTTGATGAAGATGATAAAAAGCTTTATAATTTCACAACAGACCATTCATTTCCATCCAATGCCGTGAATTATATGATGGAAGATTCTCGCAAACGCATTCTTGTTGCCACCCGGGAAGGTATTATTATTTTTAAAGATGTAAGTCAACCTAATGTCTTTGTGTCATTCGGTGCAAAGGAAGGTTTGGAAAACACACAGGTACGTGCCATACAGGAAGACCATGACGGCTATATATGGATAAGCACCAATGGTGGCATTTCTCGTCTAGATGAAAAAAACAAAAGATTCTACAATTATAATTATCATGACGGTATACCTATGGGTGATTTCATGGATGGTTCCACTTGCATCACTCCAGACGGTACTCTGTTTTTCGGCTCCCAAAACGGGGCATGTTATTTCAATCCGCGTGAACTATCATCACCACGCGAAGTTTCCCCTGTTACCATCACCCAATTCTTTATCTATAATAAACAGACAGAAAGCAGGGATACCCGGTTACCGGTTCCAATCAGTAACAGAATTGTTGAGCTACCTTATAATCAAAACACTTTCAACATATCTTTCAATGTGTTGGATTATACACAAAGTTCACAAGTAGAATTTTCATATATGCTGGAAGGACTTGAGAATGCATGGTACAGCACCCAAGGAGATAATCAGGTCACCTTCCGTAACATACCGCACGGCAACTATGTGTTTAAAGTGAAAACCCGATTTCGCAATCAGGAATGGAACGAGAATGCAGCACAACTGACAGTGGTAATTGCTCCTCCCCTTTGGCTTACCTGGTATGCCAAATTGGGTTATGTCATATTGTTTATCTTCGCATTATATGCATTGCTCCGTTTTTATAAACGTAAACTGGACTTAGAGAGTTCACTGGAAGTGGAGCGCAAGCAAAGTCTGAACAAACAAGAACTGAATGAAGAACGCCTGCGCTTCTACACCAACATCACCCATGAACTGCGTACTCCGCTCACGCTGATTCTAGGTCCATTGGAAGACCTGTTGAGTGATGCCACCCTGTCTCCCAAACACGCCAACAAAATCAGCATCATTCATGATAGCGCCACCCGTCTGCTGAATCTGATAAACCGCATACTGGAATTCCGCAAGACCGAGACCCAGAACCGTAAATTATCTGTGGCCAAGGGAGATCTGGGACAATTGGTACAGGAAGTGGGATTACGTTACAAAGAGTTGAATCCCAATAACAAGGTAAATTATCACATTCATATCGAAACAGAAGATACGGAAATCTTCTATGACGCGGACATGATCACCATCATACTGGACAACCTGATGAGCAATGCTGCCAAATATACTTCCGAGGGAGATATCACCTTATCACTCCGTTCAGTAGAAGAGAACCAGATAAAATACACGGAAATCAGTGTCAGTGATACCGGCCATGGCATTGACGCCGAAGCGTTACCACACATTTTCGATCGCTATTATCAGGCAAAAAGCAAATATCAGGCATCGGGTTCGGGCATCGGGCTTGCTCTGGTCAAAGGTTTGAGCGAATTGCACGAAGGAATCCTGAAAGTAGAAAGCGCAGTGGATACGGGAACCACATTCACGCTGCGCCTGCTCACCGAGAATACGTATCCCAACGCTATCCATGCCCAACATGATATGGAAAAGAAGCCGATGGATGCAGAGGAAACCACCATTACCGATACACCAACCGAAAATCATCCCATTGTACTGGTGGTAGAGGACAATGCCGACATACGGGAATACATCCGGAGCTCTTTTACAGATATCTATGAAGTAATCACTGCCAAGGATGGTAAAGAAGGCTGGGAACTGGCACAGGCACGAATTCCCAATATCATTGTCAGTGATATCATGATGCCGGTCATGGACGGTATCGAACTTTGCAAGCGAATAAAAGAGGATATGCGCACCAGCCATATCCCTGTAATCTTACTGACGGCTAAAGATTCTTTACAAGACAAGGAAGAAGGATATGCATCCGGAGCAGATTCCTATCTTACCAAACCGTTCAGTGCCAAGCTACTGCACAGTCGCATCAACAATCTGTTGGAAACCCGTAAGAAAATAGCCTCTTTGCTGGCACTGGCCGATACGCAGCCCAAACAGGAAAGTGCCGTGAGTTCGTTAAACAAACTGGATAATGAATTCTTGCAGAAAATCACGCAAATAATCGAAGAGAATCTGGAAATGGAAAAGATGGATATCGCTTTCATTGCCGACAAGATGTGCATGAGTCACTCCACCCTTTACCGCAAGATAAAAGGACTGACAGATATGTCCGCCAACGAATTTATCCGTAAGGTAAAAATGCGCAAGGGAGTGGAACTGCTGATGTCCGGACAATATACTATTTCAGAAATAGCCTATATGATAGGATTCAGCAGTGTGGCCTATTTCCGCCAATGTTTCAAGGACGAATACGGAATGTCGCCTTCGGATTATGTGAAACAGAAACAGTAG
- a CDS encoding DUF3810 domain-containing protein produces the protein MKTKLLPILRYIVLALLLLCIVLCRFFPVMAEGYARHIYPWLSAALSAIASVFPFSLEEVLVVVIILWMIIYPFLKRRKKKSWRFIVGREVELLAWVYIWFYLGWGLNYFRYDIYRRMEVEPAGYDEQAFRHFLASYTDSLNQSYTAEVKTDPERMRQEIKEIYRQVPSMYGLALPQDYQHPKQVWFNPLYSGVGVLGYMGPFFAESQLNEELLPVQLPFTYAHELSHLLGVSNEAEANYWAYRVCRSSKRPAVRYSAYFGLLPYVLVNASSVLTEEEFREWIKTIRPEVVKDYEYKRMYWNERYSTLLGEVQNKIYNLFLKGNNIPSGRKNYAEVIGILLSLEEK, from the coding sequence ATGAAAACAAAACTTCTCCCTATTCTGAGATATATAGTACTTGCATTGCTTCTTCTGTGCATTGTACTTTGCCGTTTTTTTCCCGTCATGGCCGAAGGGTATGCTCGTCATATTTATCCGTGGCTGTCGGCGGCGTTGTCCGCTATAGCTTCTGTTTTCCCTTTTTCTTTAGAGGAGGTGCTAGTGGTCGTAATCATTTTATGGATGATTATTTATCCTTTTCTTAAACGCCGGAAGAAGAAAAGCTGGAGATTCATTGTGGGCAGGGAAGTGGAGTTGCTGGCATGGGTCTATATCTGGTTTTATCTGGGGTGGGGTTTGAATTATTTCCGTTACGATATTTACCGGCGGATGGAGGTGGAACCTGCCGGTTACGATGAACAGGCATTCCGTCATTTCCTTGCTTCCTATACAGATAGTCTGAATCAGTCCTATACGGCTGAGGTGAAAACGGATCCTGAAAGGATGCGGCAGGAGATAAAGGAGATTTACCGGCAGGTTCCGTCTATGTATGGTTTGGCTCTTCCCCAGGATTATCAGCATCCCAAGCAAGTGTGGTTCAATCCGCTTTATTCGGGTGTGGGAGTATTGGGATATATGGGACCTTTTTTTGCGGAGTCGCAATTGAATGAAGAATTGCTTCCTGTACAATTGCCATTTACGTATGCCCATGAACTGTCTCACCTGTTGGGGGTAAGTAATGAGGCGGAAGCGAATTATTGGGCTTACAGGGTTTGTCGCTCTTCAAAGCGGCCGGCGGTGCGTTATAGTGCCTATTTCGGTCTGTTGCCCTATGTGCTGGTCAATGCATCTTCTGTGTTGACGGAAGAGGAATTCCGTGAATGGATTAAGACGATCCGTCCCGAAGTGGTGAAGGATTATGAATATAAACGTATGTATTGGAATGAGCGTTATAGTACCCTGTTGGGTGAAGTGCAGAATAAAATTTATAACCTGTTTTTAAAGGGTAACAACATTCCTTCCGGCAGAAAGAATTATGCGGAAGTGATCGGGATACTGCTTTCTTTGGAAGAAAAATAG
- a CDS encoding DUF2264 domain-containing protein, translating to MNKLLKQTLVCAGTLLLSMQVVAKPSSEAKEVRGIIDKVNTYWQTHNKPEVRSFWDNAAYHTGNMEAYFLTGNENYRAYSETWAIHNEWKGAKEKDKSKWKYSYGESDEYVLFGDYQVCFQTYIDLYTILPDNYKIARAREVMEYEMSTPNHDYWWWSDGLYMVMPVMTKLYKVTGNHLYLDKLYEYIVYSDSIMLDRETGLYYRDAKYVYPKHKTSSGKKDFWARGDGWVLAGLAKVLKDLPADYEHRSFFVNKYVKLAEAVAAIQQPEGYWTRSMMDPTHAPGPETSGTAFFTYGFLWGINNGYLDEAVYKPVINKAWNYLAKTALQKNGKIGYVQPIGEKAIPGQVVDADSEANFGVGAFLLAACEYVRYLEAPENQDRAYWCNLLYKMAAPVLSNMAEGNLKKNMLVEVSPNWDGRNKGVTYMETFGRLMAGVAPWLTLPDDDTEEGRMRKQLREWALKSYANAVDPANPDYLLWRGHGQALVDAAYVAESFLRAYDQLWMPLDDTTKKRYFEEFTQLRRVDPPYTNWLLFSSTIESFLAKAGTECDEYRINSAIRKVEEWYTGDGWYADGPSFAFDYYSSYVFHPMYLETLQGMKDAGKYTRIHYKKYYDRALKRARKFSLVLERLISPEGTFPVFGRSIPYRLATMQPLALMAWYQQLPEGVSNGQARAALTSVMHRMYDNTENFNEAGFLTIGFAGRQPNVADWYTNNGSLYMTSLAFLPLGLPAAHPFWTDAAQPCTQAKAWGGQPFPKDHHWSDDIRTWDLF from the coding sequence ATGAACAAATTATTGAAACAAACCCTTGTTTGTGCAGGTACCTTGCTGCTTTCCATGCAGGTTGTCGCCAAACCTTCTTCCGAAGCCAAGGAAGTACGGGGGATTATAGACAAGGTAAACACTTATTGGCAAACGCATAACAAGCCCGAAGTCCGTTCGTTTTGGGACAATGCCGCTTACCACACCGGAAACATGGAGGCATACTTTCTGACCGGTAATGAAAACTACCGTGCATATTCTGAAACCTGGGCTATACACAATGAATGGAAGGGAGCCAAGGAAAAGGATAAGTCTAAATGGAAATACTCTTACGGTGAGAGTGATGAATATGTATTGTTCGGAGATTATCAGGTTTGTTTTCAGACGTATATCGACCTTTATACTATTCTTCCGGACAACTATAAGATAGCCCGTGCCCGCGAAGTGATGGAGTATGAGATGAGTACACCCAATCATGATTACTGGTGGTGGAGCGACGGTCTGTATATGGTAATGCCTGTCATGACCAAACTGTATAAGGTGACGGGCAATCATCTCTATTTGGATAAATTGTATGAATATATTGTATATTCGGATAGTATCATGCTCGACCGGGAAACCGGCCTGTATTATCGGGATGCCAAATATGTTTATCCTAAACACAAGACTTCCAGCGGAAAGAAGGACTTTTGGGCACGTGGTGACGGATGGGTGCTTGCCGGACTGGCGAAGGTGCTGAAAGATCTTCCCGCTGATTACGAGCATCGTTCTTTTTTCGTAAACAAGTATGTGAAACTGGCCGAAGCAGTCGCAGCTATCCAGCAACCGGAAGGCTATTGGACCCGTAGCATGATGGATCCCACTCATGCTCCCGGACCGGAAACCAGCGGAACGGCTTTCTTTACTTACGGCTTCCTTTGGGGAATCAATAATGGCTATCTGGATGAGGCAGTGTATAAACCGGTGATAAATAAAGCATGGAACTATTTGGCAAAGACTGCTTTGCAGAAGAATGGCAAGATTGGTTACGTACAGCCGATTGGTGAGAAGGCCATTCCGGGACAAGTAGTCGATGCTGATTCTGAAGCTAATTTCGGGGTAGGCGCTTTTCTGTTGGCTGCTTGTGAATATGTTCGTTATCTGGAAGCTCCTGAAAATCAGGATCGTGCCTACTGGTGCAATCTGCTTTATAAGATGGCAGCTCCCGTACTGAGCAATATGGCGGAAGGTAATCTGAAAAAGAATATGCTGGTAGAGGTGAGTCCTAATTGGGATGGACGTAACAAAGGAGTGACTTATATGGAAACCTTCGGACGCCTTATGGCAGGTGTCGCTCCCTGGCTGACACTTCCCGATGATGATACGGAGGAAGGCCGGATGCGCAAGCAACTTCGTGAATGGGCTTTGAAAAGCTATGCCAATGCAGTAGACCCTGCCAATCCCGACTATCTGTTGTGGAGAGGACACGGCCAAGCTTTGGTAGATGCGGCATACGTGGCCGAAAGCTTTCTGCGTGCTTACGACCAACTCTGGATGCCTTTGGATGATACTACCAAGAAACGTTATTTTGAAGAATTTACCCAATTGCGCCGGGTAGATCCGCCTTACACCAACTGGTTGCTGTTTTCTTCTACCATCGAGAGTTTCCTGGCAAAGGCAGGGACGGAATGTGACGAATACCGTATCAATTCGGCTATCCGCAAGGTGGAGGAATGGTACACGGGAGATGGCTGGTATGCGGACGGCCCTTCTTTCGCTTTCGACTATTATAGCAGTTATGTCTTCCATCCCATGTATCTGGAAACGTTGCAGGGCATGAAGGATGCAGGGAAATACACTCGTATTCATTATAAAAAATATTATGACCGCGCCTTGAAACGTGCTAGGAAATTCAGCCTTGTACTGGAACGCTTGATTTCTCCTGAGGGTACTTTCCCGGTATTCGGCCGTTCCATTCCTTACCGTTTGGCCACTATGCAACCCTTGGCGCTGATGGCTTGGTATCAGCAGTTGCCCGAAGGGGTGAGCAACGGACAGGCGCGTGCCGCACTGACTTCTGTGATGCACCGGATGTATGACAACACCGAGAACTTCAATGAGGCGGGCTTCCTGACCATAGGTTTTGCAGGCCGTCAGCCCAATGTGGCGGATTGGTACACCAATAACGGCAGTCTTTATATGACATCACTGGCATTCCTTCCGCTGGGGCTTCCTGCCGCACATCCGTTCTGGACAGATGCCGCACAACCTTGCACACAAGCCAAGGCATGGGGCGGACAGCCTTTCCCGAAAGACCATCACTGGAGTGATGATATACGCACTTGGGATTTATTCTGA